The Vibrio echinoideorum DNA window TAACTCAGGGGCAGAAGCATTAGATTTAGATCGACGTCAGCGAGATGAATTGGCTGATCGCTTGATCATGCAATTGCGAATGATGGCCAAAGGGGCTTTTTGGTATCGTAAAGAACGTGAACGTAACCGATTAAAAGGCGGGATTGAATAATGTCGAATGAAAATAATACTGTAAACCGTGGTTCTGAAAGAAAGACACTCGTACTTGCTGTTGTTGCAGGTGTGTGTGGTGATGCATTGTTATCTTGGGTAACAATGAGCGAAGTGGGCTTCTCTATTTTCCCTCTTATTGCTTTAGTTTTGGCTGTACAAGCGCTTTACCAAGAATACCTAACGAATCCAGTATCTGAAGATATTCCGCTGGTAGGTTTAGCTTGTTTCTTTGTTGGTGCATTTGGTCACTCGGCTTTTGTTAAAGCTCAACACCCTGATGCAGGTTCAAACTTCTTTGCGATTATTGTCGCGATGCTGCTTCTCGGTTGGGTCGGTAAGAAGCTAGGCTTTATCGGTAAAACCGCTTAAACCTACTTATAATTATAAATAAAAAAACGAGCCAATTGGCTCGTTTTTTTGTATCCGTTGTTTGGCTTTGGCTTCGACCTAGAGAGCGATATTTACGCTTTACGCTCTAGGAATACACCGGCTTCCATGTGGTGCGTATAAGGGAACTGGTCAAATAGAGCAAAACGAGTGATGTCGTGTGTTTCGCTTAGAATGTCTAGGTTCTCTTTCAATGTCTCAGGGTTACAAGAGATGTACATGATACGCTCATAGCCTTGCACCATCTTACAAGTATCAACATCCATACCTGAACGCGGTGGATCAACAAAGATAGTGTTGCAGTTGTAGCTCTTCAGATCGATGTTTGCTTGTTGCAGGCGGCGGAATTCACGCTTACCTTCCATTGCTACAGTAAAATCTTCTGCAGACATACGAATGATCTGAACATTATCAATCTTGTTGGCCGCAATGTTGTATTGCGCAGACTCTACGGATGGCTTCGCTAGCTCTGTTGCAAGTACACGCTCAAAGTTTTGTGCCAGTGCTAATGAGAAGTTACCGTTACCACAGTAAAGCTCTAGTAAGTCACCTTTGCTGTCTTGAGTACAGTCGACAGCCCACTCCAGCATTTTTTCTGCTACTTTGCCGTTTGGCTGAGTAAAGCTATTTTCTACTTGTTGGTAGATGTAGCTATCACCATTCACGTCTAGCTTTTCAATGACGTAGTCGCGATCCAGTACGATTTTCATCTTACGTGCACGACCAATAAGGTTTAGGTTAAAACCTTCATCGTTTAGTTTCTGTTTAAGTGCTTTGGCATCTTGAATCCATTGCTCACCTAATTGACGGTGGTAAAGGAGTGATACTAAGATTTCACCACTTAATGTAGATAGAAAATCGACTTGGAATAGCTTGTGACGTAGAGAATGGTTCTCTTTCATTGCATCTGTTAATAGAGGCATTAAGTCGTTGATAAGACGGCTAGCTGCAGGGAACTGGTCTACACGATATTTTTCTTTGGTTTCTTGATTGAACATGACGTAATACATATCGTCACCTTCATGCCACACGCGGAACTCAGCACGCATGCGGTAGTGTTGTTCTGGTGATTCATACACTTCCAGCTCAGGCACATTGTATTGTGAGAACATTTCAGTAAGACGTTCGGTCTTTTCTGTCAGTTGTTCTTGGTAGCGTTGCGGGTTTACATCTAAATTCGCCATTGTTATGCCTTTTTGCTGTCGTGCTTTTAAATCAAGAGCGCAGATTTTATTCAATCACAGACGCTTGTCCAGTGTTGAGAGCTATTCAGTGTAAATCGACCATGAAAACTATAGCTTATAACTATCTTAGACTAGACAAATGATTCATAGATTAATACTATCTCCCGCAAGCTGGTGCCATTTGGATGTATAGATGGCTGAAGAGGGAATCTGGTGTGAATCCAGAACTGACGCGCAGCGGTAAAAGAGAACGAATATTCATAGACACTGCAAATAGCGTTTTGTGGGAAGTCGAATATGAGGTAAACCAAAAGGTTGTGCTCTTGAGTCCGAATACCTGCCAGCGGCTAAGCCATACAATGTGGTTTGGTAGGACTTTACGCGATTTAGGATCACAACATGAACAAATCCCTTTTAGCGGTTGCTGTAGCATCGCTACTTTCACCTATCTCCAATTTACACGCCCAAGAAGCATCTGCTGACGAAACCATGGTGGTTACGGCTAACCGTTTTGAGCAGTCTGCCACGGCGACATTAACTGATGTTGAAGTTGTCACTCGCCAAGATTTTCAAAGAACACAAGCTAAAACAATCCCAGATGTGTTGAGAAGATTAACAGGGATCCAGATTACTCAAAATGGTGGTAGAGGACAGCTCGCTTCTATATTTGTTCGCGGAACAAGTTCTGATCAAGTCCTCGTTTTAGTTGATGGTGTTCGTTTTGCTCGTGCAGCAAAAGGTGCAGTCGATTTCAACCAAATCCCATTGAGTTATGTTCAGAGGATCGAGTATGTAAGAGGAGCTCGAGCTTCTTTATATGGTTCTGAAGCAATTGGTGGTGTAATCAACATTATTACGATTGCTCGTGCGACGGATGAATCAACAACATTGAGTGCTGGTTTGGGTAGCTTAGATTATCAAGAACTTAGTCTAGCATCCGGCGTTGCGACTTCTGAAAATGGTCAGTTAAACCTTGCTATTAGTCATGAAAGCGATGAAGGCTACAATGTTAAGCCCGTACCTGGCTTAAATGATGGCGACCGCCATGGCTTCGAAACGTTGAATGGTTTGATTGGTTATACCCACAAGTTGAATGAAGAATTCAGTGTATTTGGTAATGTTCGTGCCTATGAGAATATTTCCCTGTATGACAATACATATAGTACACGCAGTTATATGGAGTCTGAAAAAGACGATTTATCAGTGTCGATTGGTGGTACTTATCAAGGCAGCCAATTACGCTCTGAGATGCAAGCTACAGTACAAAGCCAAGATTCTTGGAACTATCAATTTGGTGAAAGCAAAACATCTGGAACTCAAGACGAATTAGAACAAAGCAATGTTCAGTGGATTAATAGCTATAAATTAAACAAGAATGTTGTGTTAGCTGGTGGCGTTGATTGGCGCGATGAGTCATATGTAGATAAGAATGCGAATAAAACATTCGACCGTTCTAACTTGGCAGTATTCGGCCTATCTTCAGTCACTGTTGATTCTGCAACTTTAGAAGCAAGTGCAAGAGTCGATGACAATGAAGAATTTGGTACAGAAACGACATATAACGTCGGGGCTGGTTATCAATTTATTCCAGAATTTGGTATGAAAGCTTCATACGGTACAGCTTTTAAAGCTCCAAACCTTTACCAACAGTATGATCCGTCTTACGGAACTCAAGATCTTAAGCCAGAAGAGTCTGATGCGATTGAGGTGGGCTTCTATGGTCTAGTGAAAGACGTATATTGGACATTAACTGGATACGATTACAAGATCACCAATCTAATCGATTACCACCCAACAACATATAAGTACATCAACGTTGATGGTGAGACGCATATTCAAGGTATAGAGCTGACTGCCGAGTTTGATACGGGTATTGTGCAACACCAGTTGAGTGCTGATTATAAAGATGCAGAAGGTGATGATGGTAAACAGCTGCAGCGACGAGCAAAAGAACTGTATAAGTGGAATGCATTGGTGGCATTTGACGTTGTCGATTGGTCTATAAGCTATCAATATGTAGGTAAGCGACCTGATGTTGATTACGGGACATGGCCATATAGTGATGTAACTCTCCCATCTTATTCATTGGTTGACACTGCTGTTAGCTATTATGCTAATGAGAACACTACGATCAGTGCTCGTGTTGATAACTTACTTGATGAAGACTACGAAACGGCTCTAGGGTACCCAGCCGCAGAGCGTGCTTACTACTTGAACGTAGCTTACCAATTCTAATTTACACCTAAACCGCCCCCGGGCGGTTTTTCTTATTGGGTATATCAATGAAAAAGAAAGTCGTCATAAGTTGGTCGTCAGGTAAAGACTCGACATTAACGTTGGAGCGTCTACTTGAAAGCTCCGAATATGAAGTTGTTGCTCTCTATACTACTTACGTTGGTGATGAGGTCCCTTTCCAAGTGACTTCGATTGATGTGGTTGCCATGCAGGCTAAACTGGTAGGTTTACCATTAGTAACGATTGAACTTCCTGAAGTGTTTCCAAGTAACGAGATTTATCAAAGTACCATTGTCTCCGCACTTAAAGGTTCTGGCTTATCAATCGACGCAGTCGCGTTTGGAGATATGTTCTGTAATGGCATTGCCGATTATCGAAGAAGCTATATAGAACCCGCTGGTTGGGAGTGTGTGTTCCCTCTCATGGGAGAGAGCAGTCAGGCACTTGCGAGTGAAATAATAGACAGAGGAATCGAAACCTTTCTCGTCACGGTCGATAGCGAAGCATTAGACATGAGCTATTGCGGGAAGGAATACACACTTGAGCTAATAGGCAGCTTACCGAGTCATGTCGATCCATGTGGCGAAGATGGTGAGTTCCACACCTTAGTGACGTCAGCGCCATGCTTTAAAGGTAAGCTCAAGATAGAGCTAGGAAATGTAGAGCAAGGTGAGCGCTTTGTTCATCAACGTTATCAAGCTTGCATTATATAGAGTGAGGATTGGCGAAAACTAAGCGAAGGAGTATCATTGCAGCGAAACTTATTACAGGTAATCGTTGTGTCGAATAGTCTACAGAAAAATATATTAGTCTTTGATTCTGGAGTGGGTGGTCTATCTGTATATAGAGAGATAAGTCAGTTACTACCGAATCATAACTATACCTATGTATTCGATAATGAAGCCTACCCATATGGTGAGCTTGACCAGCAAGTGCTCATTCGTCGAGTTCAAAGTATCGTAACCAGTTTTGTGGATAGCCACGCGATTGATATCGTAGTGATAGCCTGTAATACCGCAAGTACGATTGTCTTACCTACACTCCGTTCTAATAACCTTATTCCTATTGTCGGCGTTGTTCCAGCAATTAAGCCTGCATCCTTACTTGCCAATAAAGCGGTGGGTCTTATTGCTACTCCCGCAACGATTACTCGTGAATACACACACGAGCTCATCAAAAACTTCTCAAGTAATAAAAGGGTTGAACTTTTAGGTTCGACTCGGCTGGTGGACATGGCTGAAGAGAAACTCCGAGGAGAAGCGATTAACCTTCAAGAGCTACAGCAAATCCTTCAACCGATGATCAACACAATTGATGTGGCTGTTTTAGGATGTACACATTTCCCATTGATAAAGTCTGAGATTCAACAAGTCTTAGGTAAGAATGTTTTATTGGTTGATTCTGGTAAAGCTATTGCTAAGCGAGTTCAAGATCTATTGGATTTGGAGAGTGGTAGTAAAGAGTGGGGAGTACGTGAAGTTTTTTGTAGTGCACTTCCTAAAAAAGAAAGTGCACTAAATAGCATGTTAAAGCAGTTAGGGTTTAGCTCAGTTCAGCTTCGTCCGTTTCTGGATGTTTAGGATCATTTGCAACTCGCACTTTTAAAGTTCGTTGCATGTAATCTTTATCGTTAAGTTCTGAAATAGCATGATTCACATCATTGCTAGCCATTACGACAAATCCAAAGCCTCTTCTTTTACCAGTACGTTTGTCTTTCATTAAGCGTACTGCAAATACTTCACCATACTCTGAGAATAATTCACGTACGTGTGACTCATTCGCTTTGTATGGAAGGTTACCTACATAAAGTGTTTTTGTTGATGCCTTAGGTTCTGAATCTGATTTTGAGTCGGTGCTTGAAAAGTTAACAACAAAAGCGGAAGCCAAGACACCAAGGATAAAGGTAATTGCAGGCGATATATCTACCTGAGAGAAAACAATGCCACCTAGAACAGCTAGTGCGACAATTAACAACATCGATTTTTTTGAGTTCATATCGGAATACTACATATTAATAAACGAAATAGACGCATCTACTCTTAACAAAATAGATACATGAATCTTACGTTCATGGTTTCCATTTTGCCAATCTATTGCTGTGATACGTCTCAAATGTTTAGTTTTTATTCGAAAAATGCGGATCTGGTGGCTTTTTAGGCGAACAAAACTTTTATTTTAAAAAGCCCTTGTGCTCTATGTCGATCTCTCTATAATGCCGCCTCACCGACACGGAGTGAGACGAAAGTCACACAGCGAAATCGGTAGAGAAAAAGGGTTCGAAAATAACTCTTGACTCTCAAAGTGGTGCAGGTATAGTACGCACCCCTAGCGACTGAGATGTGAATCACAAAACGCTAGCGCTCTTTAACAATTTAAACCTATCAATCTGTGTGGGCACTCGTTGATGAATATCAAAACGTTATTACTTAGGTAGTAACAGTTACTTCGGTAACAAACTTGATTTCAATGAACTGAGTGACCAATACAAAGTTAAGTTTACTTAATTTTGGCACAGTCAATTCATTACCATTCTGTTGGAATGGTAATAGCTTTAGAATTACATGTTCATTTTCGAATGAATATTAGTTTTGAAGTCAGTATTCGTTGAGTCACAAAATCTTAAATTGAAGAGTTTGATCATGGCTCAGATTGAACGCTGGCGGCAGGCCTAACACATGCAAGTCGAGCGGAAACGACACTAACAATCCTTCGGGTGCGTTAATGGGCGTCGAGCGGCGGACGGGTGAGTAATGCCTAGGAAATTGCCTTGATGTGGGGGATAACCATTGGAAACGATGGCTAATACCGCATAATGCCTACGGGCCAAAGAGGGGGACCTTCGGGCCTCTCGCGTCAAGATATGCCTAGGTGGGATTAGCTAGTTGGTGAGGTAATGGCTCACCAAGGCGACGATCCCTAGCTGGTCTGAGAGGATGATCAGCCACACTGGAACTGAGACACGGTCCAGACTCCTACGGGAGGCAGCAGTGGGGAATATTGCACAATGGGCGAAAGCCTGATGCAGCCATGCCGCGTGTATGAAGAAGGCCTTCGGGTTGTAAAGTACTTTCAGTTGTGAGGAAGGGTGTGTAGTTAATAGCTGCGCATCTTGACGTTAGCAACAGAAGAAGCACCGGCTAACTCCGTGCCAGCAGCCGCGGTAATACGGAGGGTGCGAGCGTTAATCGGAATTACTGGGCGTAAAGCGCATGCAGGTGGTTCATTAAGTCAGATGTGAAAGCCCGGGGCTCAACCTCGGAACTGCATTTGAAACTGGTGAACTAGAGTGCTGTAGAGGGGGGTAGAATTTCAGGTGTAGCGGTGAAATGCGTAGAGATCTGAAGGAATACCAGTGGCGAAGGCGGCCCCCTGGACAGACACTGACACTCAGATGCGAAAGCGTGGGGAGCAAACAGGATTAGATACCCTGGTAGTCCACGCCGTAAACGATGTCTACTTGGAGGTTGTGGCCTTGAGCCGTGGCTTTCGGAGCTAACGCGTTAAGTAGACCGCCTGGGGAGTACGGTCGCAAGATTAAAACTCAAATGAATTGACGGGGGCCCGCACAAGCGGTGGAGCATGTGGTTTAATTCGATGCAACGCGAAGAACCTTACCTACTCTTGACATCCAGAGAAGCCAGCGGAGACGCAGGTGTGCCTTCGGGAGCTCTGAGACAGGTGCTGCATGGCTGTCGTCAGCTCGTGTTGTGAAATGTTGGGTTAAGTCCCGCAACGAGCGCAACCCTTATCCTTGTTTGCCAGCGAGTAATGTCGGGAACTCCAGGGAGACTGCCGGTGATAAACCGGAGGAAGGTGGGGACGACGTCAAGTCATCATGGCCCTTACGAGTAGGGCTACACACGTGCTACAATGGCGCATACAGAGGGCAGCAAGCTAGCGATAGTGAGCGAATCCCAAAAAGTGCGTCGTAGTCCGGATTGGAGTCTGCAACTCGACTCCATGAAGTCGGAATCGCTAGTAATCGTGAATCAGAATGTCACGGTGAATACGTTCCCGGGCCTTGTACACACCGCCCGTCACACCATGGGAGTGGGCTGCAAAAGAAGTGGGTAGTTTAACCTTTCGGGGAGGACGCTCACCACTTTGTGGTTCATGACTGGGGTGAAGTCGTAACAAGGTAGCCCTAGGGGAACCTGGGGCTGGATCACCTCCTTATACGAAGATAGTCACGATGAGTGTCCACACAGATTGATGGTTTAGATTTAGTTAAAGCCAGAGCTTTAATTAATAACGTAAGTTATTGATTAAAGCTTTTTGCTTTATGCTCTTTAACAATTTGGAAAGCTGACTGATTGATTTACTTACGAGTAATTCAATCAAATTTAAAAGTTCTCAATGTTTATCTTTCATTAGATAAACACAACAAACACATTCAAGTGTCTTGTATTCGAATCAAACTTAGTTTGATTCACAATTGAGTCCGGCAAACAGTTATCAGGAATTAACCCTTCTTGATGACAACCAAAAACCTTGGTTAGTTGCCATACACTAAGACCCTTTCGGGTTGTATGGTTAAGTGACTAAGCGTACACGGTGGATGCCTTGGCAGTCAGAGGCGATGAAGGACGTAATAACTTGCGATAAGCCCAGATTAGGTAGTAATAACCTTTTGAGTCTGGGATTTCCGAATGGGGAAACCCACGTGCATAAGCACGTATCCTGTTGTGAATACATAGCAACAGGAGGCAAACCGGGGGAACTGAAACATCTAAGTACCCCGAGGAAGAGAAATCAACCGAGATTCCGAAAGTAGCGGCGAGCGAAATTGGATTAGCCCTTAAACTTTTAATGATGCAGGTGAAGAGTCTGGAAAGTCTCGCAGTAAAGGGTGATAGCCCCGTAACCGACACATCATAATCAGTGAAAACGAGTAGGGCGGGACACGTGATATCCTGTCTGAATATGGGGGGACCATCCTCCAAGGCTAAATACTACTGACTGACCGATAGTGAACCAGTACCGTGAGGGAAAGGCGAAAAGAACCCCTGTGAGGGGAGTGAAATAGAACCTGAAACCGTGTACGTACAAGCAGTAGGAGCACCTTCGTGGTGTGACTGCGTACCTTTTGTATAATGGGTCAGCGACTTAATTTTAGTAGCAAGGTTAACCGTTTAGGGGAGCCGTAGGGAAACCGAGTCTTAACTGGGCGTACAGTTGCTAGGATTAGACCCGAAACCAGGTGATCTAGCCATGGGCAGGTTGAAGGTTGAGTAACATCAACTGGAGGACCGAACCGACTAATGTTGAAAAATTAGCGGATGACTTGTGGCTAGGGGTGAAAGGCCAATCAAACCTGGAGATAGCTGGTTCTCCCCGAAAGCTATTTAGGTAGCGCCTCGGACGAATACTACTGGGGGTAGAGCACTGTTAAGGCTAGGGGGTCATCCCGACTTACCAACCCTTTGCAAACTCCGAATACCAGTAAGTACTATCCGGGAGACACACGGCGGGTGCTAACGTCCGTCGTGGAGAGGGAAACAACCCAGACCGCCAGCTAAGGTCCCAAAGTATAGCTAAGTGGGAAACGATGTGGGAAGGCTCAGACAGCCAGGATGTTGGCTTAGAAGCAGCCATCATTTAAAGAAAGCGTAATAGCTCACTGGTCGAGTCGGCCTGCGCGGAAGATGTAACGGGGCTAAGCTATACACCGAAGCTGCGGCTACGTACCTTAGGGTATGTGGGGTAGGGGAGCGTTCTGTAAGCCGTTGAAGGTGGTCTGTAAGGGCTGCTGGAGGTATCAGAAGTGCGAATGCTGACATGAGTAACGATAAAGGGAGTGAAAAACTCCCTCGCCGGAAGACCAAGGGTTCCTGTCCAACGTTAATCGGGGCAGGGTAAGTCGACTCCTAAGGCGAGGCCGAAAGGCGTAGTCGATGGGAAACGGGTTAATATTCCCGTACTTCTTACAATTGCGATGGGGGGACGGAGAAGGCTAGGTGGGCCTGGCGACGGTTGTCCAGGTTCAAGTATGTAGGCGGGTGGTTTAGGTAAATCCGGACCACTACTAACGCTGAGATACGATGTCGAGCTACTACGGTAGTGAAGTCATTGATGCCATGCTTCCAGGAAAAGCCTCTAAGCTTCAGATTGTAAGGAATCGTACCCCAAACCGACACAGGTGGTCGGGTAGAGAATACCAAGGCGCTTGAGAGAACTCGGGTGAAGGAACTAGGCAAAATGGTACCGTAACTTCGGGAGAAGGTACGCTCTTATCAGTGAAGTCCCTTGCGGATGGAGCAGACGAGAGTCGCAGATACCAGGTGGCTGCAACTGTTTATTAAAAACACAGCACTGTGCAAAATCGTAAGATGACGTATACGGTGTGACGCCTGCCCGGTGCCGGAAGGTTAATTGATGGGGTTAGTCTTCGGACGAAGCTCTTGATCGAAGCCCCGGTAAACGGCGGCCGTAACTATAACGGTCCTAAGGTAGCGAAATTCCTTGTCGGGTAAGTTCCGACCTGCACGAATGGCGTAATGATGGCCACGCTGTCTCCACCCGAGACTCAGTGAAATTGAAATCGCTGTGAAGATGCAGTGTACCCGCGGCTAGACGGAAAGACCCCGTGAACCTTTACTACAGCTTGGCACTGAACATTGAACCTACATGTGTAGGATAGGTGGGAGACTATGAAATTGCGTCGCTAGATGTGATGGAGTCGTCCTTGAAATACCACCCTTGTAGTTTTGATGTTCTAACGTTGGTCCCTGAATCGGGATTACGGACAGTGCCTGGTGGGTAGTTTGACTGGGGCGGTCTCCTCCCAAAGAGTAACGGAGGAGCACGAAGGTGGGCTAAACACGGTTGGACATCGTGTGGTTAGTGCAATGGCATAAGCCCGCTTGACTGCGAGAATGACAATTCGAGCAGGTGCGAAAGCAGGTCATAGTGATCCGGTGGTTCTGAATGGAAGGGCCATCGCTCAACGGATAAAAGGTACTCCGGGGATAACAGGCTGATACCGCCCAAGAGTTCATATCGACGGCGGTGTTTGGCACCTCGATGTCGGCTCATCACATCCTGGGGCTGAAGTCGGTCCCAAGGGTATGGCTGTTCGCCATTTAAAGTGGTACGCGAGCTGGGTTTAGAACGTCGTGAGACAGTTCGGTCCCTATCTGCCGTGGGCGTTGGAAAATTGAAAGGGGCTGCTCCTAGTACGAGAGGACCGGAGTGGACGAACCTCTGGTGTTCGGGTTGTCATGCCAATGGCATTGCCCGGTAGCTAAGTTCGGAATCGATAACCGCTGAAAGCATCTAAGCGGGAAGCGAGCCTTGAGATGAGTTTTCCCTGGCACTATAAGTGTCCTAAAGGGTTGTCGTAGACTACGACGTTGATAGGCAGGGTGTGTAAGTGCTGCGAGGCATTGAGCTAACCTGTACTAATTGCCCGTGAGGCTTAACCATACAACACCCAAGGGGTTTTGTGGACTCAGATGTACCAGACCTTGAATGCGTTTGAAGAGAAATAACTTTTAAATAAGCTTTCCAGATTATTTTGCCTTCAGTTTTTAAAAAACTGAAAGTAAAAGCAAAATTTGCTTGGCGACCATAGCATTGTGGACCCACCTGATTCCATGCCGAACTCAGAAGTGAAACACAATAGCGCCGATGGTAGTGTGGGGTTTCCCCATGTGAGAGTAGGACATCGCCAGGCTTTAATTTCGACTTTGTCTATTTAATAGACAAGTCACCATAGAGTTCTAAGTTTTCTTAGTGTTTTATGTTGACTTTCAAAGTGGAAAGCGTATTATACGCGTCCTGCTTAAGTGCTAAGGCACTGAAAGCGTTCTCTTTTTAGAGAACACGCTCTTTAACAATTTAAACCTATCAATCTGTGTGGGCACTCGTTGATGAATATCAAAACGTTATTACTTAGGTAGTAACAGTTACTTCGGTAACAAACTTGATTTCAATGAACTGAGTGACCAATACAAAGTTAAGTTTACTTAATTTTGGCACAGTCAATTCATTACCATTCTGTTGGAATGGTAATAGCTTTAGAATTACATGTTCATTTTCGAATGAATATTAGTTTTGAAGTCAGTATTCGTTGAGTCACAAAATCTTAAATTGAAGAGTTTGATCATGGCTCAGATTGAACGCTGGCGGCAGGCCTAACACATGCAAGTCGAGCGGAAACGACACTAACAATCCTTCGGGTGCGTTAATGGGCGTCGAGCGGCGGACGGGTGAGTAATGCCTAGGAAATTGCCTTGATGTGGGGGATAACCATTGGAAACGATGGCTAATACCGCATAATGCCTACGGGCCAAAGAGGGGGATCTTCGGACCTCTCGCGTCAAGATATGCCTAGGTGGGATTAGCTAGTTGGTGAGGTAATGGCTCACCAAGGCGACGATCCCTAGCTGGTCTGAGAGGATGATCAGCCACACTGGAACTGAGACACGGTCCAGACTCCTACGGGAGGCAGCAGTGGGGAATATTGCACAATGGGCGAAAGCCTGATGCAGCCATGCCGCGTGTATGAAGAAGGCCTTCGGGTTGTAAAGTACTTTCAGTTGTGAGGA harbors:
- a CDS encoding YijD family membrane protein; amino-acid sequence: MSNENNTVNRGSERKTLVLAVVAGVCGDALLSWVTMSEVGFSIFPLIALVLAVQALYQEYLTNPVSEDIPLVGLACFFVGAFGHSAFVKAQHPDAGSNFFAIIVAMLLLGWVGKKLGFIGKTA
- the trmA gene encoding tRNA (uridine(54)-C5)-methyltransferase TrmA — translated: MANLDVNPQRYQEQLTEKTERLTEMFSQYNVPELEVYESPEQHYRMRAEFRVWHEGDDMYYVMFNQETKEKYRVDQFPAASRLINDLMPLLTDAMKENHSLRHKLFQVDFLSTLSGEILVSLLYHRQLGEQWIQDAKALKQKLNDEGFNLNLIGRARKMKIVLDRDYVIEKLDVNGDSYIYQQVENSFTQPNGKVAEKMLEWAVDCTQDSKGDLLELYCGNGNFSLALAQNFERVLATELAKPSVESAQYNIAANKIDNVQIIRMSAEDFTVAMEGKREFRRLQQANIDLKSYNCNTIFVDPPRSGMDVDTCKMVQGYERIMYISCNPETLKENLDILSETHDITRFALFDQFPYTHHMEAGVFLERKA
- the btuB gene encoding TonB-dependent vitamin B12 receptor: MNKSLLAVAVASLLSPISNLHAQEASADETMVVTANRFEQSATATLTDVEVVTRQDFQRTQAKTIPDVLRRLTGIQITQNGGRGQLASIFVRGTSSDQVLVLVDGVRFARAAKGAVDFNQIPLSYVQRIEYVRGARASLYGSEAIGGVINIITIARATDESTTLSAGLGSLDYQELSLASGVATSENGQLNLAISHESDEGYNVKPVPGLNDGDRHGFETLNGLIGYTHKLNEEFSVFGNVRAYENISLYDNTYSTRSYMESEKDDLSVSIGGTYQGSQLRSEMQATVQSQDSWNYQFGESKTSGTQDELEQSNVQWINSYKLNKNVVLAGGVDWRDESYVDKNANKTFDRSNLAVFGLSSVTVDSATLEASARVDDNEEFGTETTYNVGAGYQFIPEFGMKASYGTAFKAPNLYQQYDPSYGTQDLKPEESDAIEVGFYGLVKDVYWTLTGYDYKITNLIDYHPTTYKYINVDGETHIQGIELTAEFDTGIVQHQLSADYKDAEGDDGKQLQRRAKELYKWNALVAFDVVDWSISYQYVGKRPDVDYGTWPYSDVTLPSYSLVDTAVSYYANENTTISARVDNLLDEDYETALGYPAAERAYYLNVAYQF
- a CDS encoding adenine nucleotide alpha hydrolase, with product MKKKVVISWSSGKDSTLTLERLLESSEYEVVALYTTYVGDEVPFQVTSIDVVAMQAKLVGLPLVTIELPEVFPSNEIYQSTIVSALKGSGLSIDAVAFGDMFCNGIADYRRSYIEPAGWECVFPLMGESSQALASEIIDRGIETFLVTVDSEALDMSYCGKEYTLELIGSLPSHVDPCGEDGEFHTLVTSAPCFKGKLKIELGNVEQGERFVHQRYQACII
- the murI gene encoding glutamate racemase; protein product: MVVSNSLQKNILVFDSGVGGLSVYREISQLLPNHNYTYVFDNEAYPYGELDQQVLIRRVQSIVTSFVDSHAIDIVVIACNTASTIVLPTLRSNNLIPIVGVVPAIKPASLLANKAVGLIATPATITREYTHELIKNFSSNKRVELLGSTRLVDMAEEKLRGEAINLQELQQILQPMINTIDVAVLGCTHFPLIKSEIQQVLGKNVLLVDSGKAIAKRVQDLLDLESGSKEWGVREVFCSALPKKESALNSMLKQLGFSSVQLRPFLDV
- a CDS encoding RNA recognition motif domain-containing protein, which codes for MNSKKSMLLIVALAVLGGIVFSQVDISPAITFILGVLASAFVVNFSSTDSKSDSEPKASTKTLYVGNLPYKANESHVRELFSEYGEVFAVRLMKDKRTGKRRGFGFVVMASNDVNHAISELNDKDYMQRTLKVRVANDPKHPETDEAELS